The following proteins are encoded in a genomic region of Danio rerio strain Tuebingen ecotype United States chromosome 16, GRCz12tu, whole genome shotgun sequence:
- the sc:d156 gene encoding uncharacterized protein LOC100142634 precursor, whose protein sequence is MLQFLLFLLPGVLSDEWNVNYPSQICAARGSNVTIACTFTFPGNDPDAVKQVLWCSMNSNFNKCESGPYVFDSEAKNNSVSFQYIGNKASDCSLLINDIKLTESREYKFRFITSLPNGKWTGDPGVNISVSELKVSMSRSRINGSTITGDSVNLTCSLDCPNDLSEVQWFKNGELMKQTNPILIFNNITAEDSGKYSCSLTNFTNTLSGGFSMYIEDVSEFSTLLIIVVSSVLLVFTIIAAVFLIRSKAETQKNLKEVGEGTRVSDDNICQATEAVDESKVDEVLYTCVTVKPKEIDVKSQKQISANTEEQNESIYSAVKTA, encoded by the exons ATGCTACAGTTTCTTCTTTTCCTCCTGCCCG GTGTTCTCAGTGATGAGTGGAATGTGAATTATCCTTCTCAGATCTGTGCTGCAAGAGGATCCAATGTCACTATTGCCTGCACATTTACATTTCCAGGAAATGACCCAGACGCAGTAAAGCAAGTGCTGTGGTGTTCAATGAACTCAAACTTTAACAAGTGTGAGTCTGGACCATATGTCTTTGACAGTGAAGCCAAGAATAATTCAGTTAGTTTTCAATACATTGGAAATAAAGCTTCAGATTGTTCTCTTTTGATTAATGATATTAAGCTCACAGAATCTAGAGAATATAAGTTCAGATTTATTACTAGTCTTCCAAATGGCAAGTGGACAGGTGATCCCGGAGTGAACATTTCAGTATCtg AGTTAAAAGTCTCCATGTCCAGGTCAAGAATTAATGGAAGCACAATAACTGGAGACTCTGTGAATTTGACTTGTTCACTGGACTGTCCTAATGATTTATCAGAGGTTCAGTGGTTTAAGAATGGTGAACTgatgaaacaaacaaacccaaTCCTCATCTTCAACAACATCACTGCTGAAGACTCTGGAAAATACTCTTGTTCTTTGACGAACTTTACAAACACTTTATCTGGAGGATTTAGCATGTACATTGAAG ATGTTTCTGAGTTCTCAACTCTTCTGATTATTGTTGTGTCTTCAGTCTTGCTTGTGTTCACCATTATTGCAGCTGTGTTTCTTATAAGAAG CAAAGCAGAAACTCAAAAAAACCTAAAGGAAGTAGGAGAAGGAACCAGAGTTTCGGATGACAACATCTGTCAAGCAACT GAAGCAGTGGATGAATCAAAGGTAGATGAAGTGCTGTATACGTGTGTCACCGTTAAACCCAAAGAAATCGACGTTAAATCCCAAAAACAAAT ATCTGCCAACACAGAGGAGCAGAATGAATCCATTTACAGCGCAGTGAAGACTGCTTGA
- the sc:d156 gene encoding uncharacterized protein isoform X1 produces MLQFLLFLLPGVLSDEWNVNYPSQICAARGSNVTIACTFTFPGNDPDAVKQVLWCSMNSNFNKCESGPYVFDSEAKNNSVSFQYIGNKASDCSLLINDIKLTESREYKFRFITSLPNGKWTGDPGVNISVSELKVSMSRSRINGSTITGDSVNLTCSLDCPNDLSEVQWFKNGELMKQTNPILIFNNITAEDSGKYSCSLTNFTNTLSGGFSMYIEDVSEFSTLLIIVVSSVLLVFTIIAAVFLIRRSKAETQKNLKEVGEGTRVSDDNICQATEAVDESKVDEVLYTCVTVKPKEIDVKSQKQISANTEEQNESIYSAVKTA; encoded by the exons ATGCTACAGTTTCTTCTTTTCCTCCTGCCCG GTGTTCTCAGTGATGAGTGGAATGTGAATTATCCTTCTCAGATCTGTGCTGCAAGAGGATCCAATGTCACTATTGCCTGCACATTTACATTTCCAGGAAATGACCCAGACGCAGTAAAGCAAGTGCTGTGGTGTTCAATGAACTCAAACTTTAACAAGTGTGAGTCTGGACCATATGTCTTTGACAGTGAAGCCAAGAATAATTCAGTTAGTTTTCAATACATTGGAAATAAAGCTTCAGATTGTTCTCTTTTGATTAATGATATTAAGCTCACAGAATCTAGAGAATATAAGTTCAGATTTATTACTAGTCTTCCAAATGGCAAGTGGACAGGTGATCCCGGAGTGAACATTTCAGTATCtg AGTTAAAAGTCTCCATGTCCAGGTCAAGAATTAATGGAAGCACAATAACTGGAGACTCTGTGAATTTGACTTGTTCACTGGACTGTCCTAATGATTTATCAGAGGTTCAGTGGTTTAAGAATGGTGAACTgatgaaacaaacaaacccaaTCCTCATCTTCAACAACATCACTGCTGAAGACTCTGGAAAATACTCTTGTTCTTTGACGAACTTTACAAACACTTTATCTGGAGGATTTAGCATGTACATTGAAG ATGTTTCTGAGTTCTCAACTCTTCTGATTATTGTTGTGTCTTCAGTCTTGCTTGTGTTCACCATTATTGCAGCTGTGTTTCTTATAAGAAG aaGCAAAGCAGAAACTCAAAAAAACCTAAAGGAAGTAGGAGAAGGAACCAGAGTTTCGGATGACAACATCTGTCAAGCAACT GAAGCAGTGGATGAATCAAAGGTAGATGAAGTGCTGTATACGTGTGTCACCGTTAAACCCAAAGAAATCGACGTTAAATCCCAAAAACAAAT ATCTGCCAACACAGAGGAGCAGAATGAATCCATTTACAGCGCAGTGAAGACTGCTTGA
- the LOC100535079 gene encoding uncharacterized protein isoform X2, which produces MLQFLLFLLPVAGAADVRDWHVNYPPPICAARGSNVTVACNFTFPQSNIHAKQVLWCSMNSNFNKYSGEYKFRFITNSSSGKWTGDPGVNITVHDLKVSKSSSIINGTMTGDSVNLTCSLDCPGGLSEVQWFKNGELMKQTNPILILNNITAEDSENYSCSLKKFTNTLSGENVSESSTLLIIVVSSVSLLFIIIAAVILIRRRKAAKEREEPMDSHYASLQITAETQASPVYSSLQDTLKE; this is translated from the exons ATGCTACAGTTTCTTCTTTTCCTCCTGCCTG TTGCAGGTGCTGCAGATGTTCGTGACTGGCATGTGAATTATCCTCCTCCGATCTGTGCTGCAAGAGGATCCAATGTCACTGTTGCCTGTAATTTTACATTTCCACAATCAAATATCCATGCAAAGCAAGTGCTGTGGTGTTCAATGAACTCAAACTTTAACAAGT ATTCTGGAGAATATAAGTTCAGATTTATTACTAATTCTTCAAGCGGCAAGTGGACAGGTGATCCTGGAGTGAACATTACAGTACATG ATTTAAAAGTCTCCAAGTCCAGCTCTATAATAAATGGCACAATGACTGGAGACTCTGTGAATTTGACTTGTTCACTGGACTGTCCTGGTGGTTTATCAGAGGTTCAGTGGTTTAAGAATGGTGAACTGATGAAACAGACAAACCCAATCCTCATCTTAAACAACATCACTGCTGAAGACTCTGAAAATTACTCTTGTTCTTTGAAGAAATTTACAAACACTTTATCTGGAGAAA ATGTTTCTGAGTCCTCAACTCTTCTGATTATTGTAGTGTCTTCAGTCTCGCTTTTGTTCATCATCATTGCAGCTGTGATTCTTATAAGAAG AAGGAAAGCAGCAAAAGAAAGAGAAGAACCCATGGATTCTCATTATGCCTCTTTACAAATaact GCTGAAACTCAAGCATCACCAGTTTACTCAAGCCTACAGGATACACTGAAGGAGTGA
- the LOC110438018 gene encoding uncharacterized protein, which produces MKSNFDKCESGRYVYDSEAKNNSNFQYIGDKTSDCSLLINDIKLTDSGEYKFRFITNTSSGMWTGDPGVNITVHDLKVSKSSSIVNGTITGDSVNLTCSLDCPGGLSEVQWFRNGELMKQTNPILILNNITAEDSENYSCSLKKFTNSLPGKNVSEFTTLLIIVVSSVSLVIIIIAAVILMSRRKAKTQKNLKKVREGTRVSCLISQENEAVDESKEDEVLYTSVTVKPKKADVKSQEQTCANTEQQNESIYSGVKTA; this is translated from the exons ATGAAATCAAACTTTGACAAGTGTGAGTCTGGGCGATATGTCTATGACAGTGAAGCCAAGAATAATTCAAATTTTCAATACATTGGAGATAAAACTTCAGATTGTTCTCTTTTGATTAATGACATTAAACTCACAGATTCTGGAGAATATAAGTTCAGATTTATTACTAATACTTCAAGCGGCATGTGGACAGGTGATCCTGGAGTGAACATTACAGTACATG ATTTAAAAGTCTCCAAGTCCAGCTCTATAGTAAATGGCACAATAACTGGAGACTCTGTGAATTTGACTTGTTCACTGGACTGTCCTGGTGGTTTATCAGAGGTTCAGTGGTTTAGGAACGGTGAACTGATGAAACAGACAAACCCAATCCTCATCTTAAACAACATCACTGCTGAAGACTCTGAAAATTACTCTTGTTCTTTGAAGAAATTTACAAACAGTTTACCTGGAAAAA ATGTTTCTGAGTTCACAACTCTTCTGATCATTGTAGTGTCTTCAGTCTCGCTTGTAATCATCATCATTGCAGCTGTGATTCTCATGAGCAG aaggaAAGCAAAAACTCAAAAAAACCTAAAGAAAGTAAGAGAAGGAACCAGAGTTTcctgcctgatctcacaagaaaac GAAGCAGTGGATGAATCCAAGGAGGATGAAGTGCTGTATACGAGTGTCACCGTTAAACCCAAAAAAGCAGACGTTAAATCCCAAGAACAAAC GTGTGCCAACACAGAACAGCAGAATGAATCCATTTACAGCGGAGTGAAGACTGCTTGA
- the LOC100535079 gene encoding B-cell receptor CD22-like isoform X1, whose protein sequence is MLQFLLFLLPVAGAADVRDWHVNYPPPICAARGSNVTVACNFTFPQSNIHAKQVLWCSMNSNFNKCESGPYVYDSEAKNNSNFQYIGDKTSDCSLLINDIKLTDSGEYKFRFITNSSSGKWTGDPGVNITVHDLKVSKSSSIINGTMTGDSVNLTCSLDCPGGLSEVQWFKNGELMKQTNPILILNNITAEDSENYSCSLKKFTNTLSGENVSESSTLLIIVVSSVSLLFIIIAAVILIRRRKAAKEREEPMDSHYASLQITAETQASPVYSSLQDTLKE, encoded by the exons ATGCTACAGTTTCTTCTTTTCCTCCTGCCTG TTGCAGGTGCTGCAGATGTTCGTGACTGGCATGTGAATTATCCTCCTCCGATCTGTGCTGCAAGAGGATCCAATGTCACTGTTGCCTGTAATTTTACATTTCCACAATCAAATATCCATGCAAAGCAAGTGCTGTGGTGTTCAATGAACTCAAACTTTAACAAGTGTGAGTCTGGGCCATATGTCTATGACAGTGAAGCCAAGAATAATTCAAATTTTCAATACATTGGAGATAAAACTTCAGATTGTTCTCTTTTGATTAATGACATTAAACTCACAGATTCTGGAGAATATAAGTTCAGATTTATTACTAATTCTTCAAGCGGCAAGTGGACAGGTGATCCTGGAGTGAACATTACAGTACATG ATTTAAAAGTCTCCAAGTCCAGCTCTATAATAAATGGCACAATGACTGGAGACTCTGTGAATTTGACTTGTTCACTGGACTGTCCTGGTGGTTTATCAGAGGTTCAGTGGTTTAAGAATGGTGAACTGATGAAACAGACAAACCCAATCCTCATCTTAAACAACATCACTGCTGAAGACTCTGAAAATTACTCTTGTTCTTTGAAGAAATTTACAAACACTTTATCTGGAGAAA ATGTTTCTGAGTCCTCAACTCTTCTGATTATTGTAGTGTCTTCAGTCTCGCTTTTGTTCATCATCATTGCAGCTGTGATTCTTATAAGAAG AAGGAAAGCAGCAAAAGAAAGAGAAGAACCCATGGATTCTCATTATGCCTCTTTACAAATaact GCTGAAACTCAAGCATCACCAGTTTACTCAAGCCTACAGGATACACTGAAGGAGTGA